In the genome of Aedes aegypti strain LVP_AGWG chromosome 2, AaegL5.0 Primary Assembly, whole genome shotgun sequence, the window CCTTTAAAAAAAAGAACTGAACATGTAATGTTATATAATTAAAAAGAGGTTCTATGAAACTCTATACGCCCTTAATTCGTCTTAAATACTTTTTCGTTGTAACTTACCACCCGGCCAGGGAAATTATCGAATTTTGAAGCATGTGTCATGGTTAAGATTGAAAACTCTGATAGGACAGCAAACGAATTGAATGGCATAGGACCTTCCTAACCTGgcgccttccttagtcgagtggttggagtccacggctacaatgtaaagtcatgctgaaggtgtctaggttcgattctcGATCGGTTCAAgttcttttcataatggaaatttttttgacttcccaGGGTAAAAAGTTTcaacgtacctgccacacgatatacgaatgcaaaaatggcaactttgtcaaagaaagctctcagttaatagctgtgaaagtgctcattgcactaagctgagaagcaggctctgtcccagtgaggacgtaatgccaataagtaGAAGAAGCACTTGAAAAACATTTGGCTTGCTTCATATATTCCAagcatttcaaacaaaatattttgttttatgttaaaatatgttCGAGAAATcgaaacgtgataaaaacggagcgttgcaaaatcggaacgtgacaaaacgGAACAGCAGATTATAAAGATCGAATGTACGTCGGATTTTTTCCATTATTTGatctataatttcataatcggaaggttacaaaatattctataggtggaatttttcccatacattttgtataggctgaaatgtgtaggaaaacgtgattttcttcgattttcATAGTCTGTATatggaaaaatagctaaaaagcggaaaaaatcaaaatttcaccgatcgcatattttaaaacctttcaattatgaaaatataacccaattactgaactctagcggaaaaaaatccgaggtacattcgattcgCATAATCCGCTGGTTTAGACAAAGCGTGATGTTTCAAAAACATTATCACTGTCATGATGTTAAAAATGTCTTAAGCAGTCGGCATAAGTGCGCATAAAACTATTGTTTCGTTGTGGATATTTCAGAATCCTAAACTGTTACGaaaatagcatttttgaaaaagttctcaTTGCGAAAAAGGGTGTTTTTATTCGAGACAAGATTTGAAAGGCTCCACCATGCGATATAAGGTTTTAATCTCACATATATTTCAGGATCTTGACTTCATGCCAAGATGGCATGTTAAACAGAGATAGTATATTTTCTACCTGGAAAATCCTGGGATGATTGGGAAATCATTTTATTCAAtcctaaaataaatttgaaattttccaggaaattattttgaaacgattcaagCGCTATATCCAGCACTTACTATTTTGTAAGTATTTTTTTACACAAAACTTATTACTTTATGAAATTTCACTATCAACACGATTTTTATGTTGTATGGTTGTATAGTATAGTTTTAACTGTATAATGGCTTTTatctattcaaaataaataaagtttTGACTTCCAAAAACTTGATTTAAGTTCATCCAGTTCATTGATGAAAAACTCTAATTCTTCCTTATTGATCAAGTATATTTTgtaattgattcaaaaaacTCAGAAAAACTTAAACGcatggctgtttctactatttgaaagaaaccataaaaaaatttcCGATCATAATAAATAAAGAGAATTAAATAATACGACCGCTGTTTACATGGGTAAATAACCCCCAGTCTCCCTTCCCATTTGACCATAGGGTATACATGTTATCGTGGCTACAATTTCGATCGCAATTTGTTCTAACTGTTACGTCTCTTTGTCTgtgttaacttctgaaaatagAGATGAATTCAAGAAATACATTCTAACCTGATAGcttttctaaatattttcatgatttgaatgaaatgcaGGACATTTCGCGGGACACTTTTCAGCgcatgaaaaaaattcaaaatgcatGACTACCCGCGGAAAGCGGGACATCTGATCACtttctgtgatatttttttaacaatgttATGTATGAATATAAATTTGAGTCACTGTATTGATGTTATTAGGCGCCGTTCACAAATTGCGTAACGCTTTATGGAGAGGGGAGGGGAAGGggatcaaaaattttcaattttggcgttacgtaataaatgggtTACGatgagagttctgtttgatctttcgaccttgacacttgcttttcccggggcgagcgacgagggcaggatcaaacatgttgcgcgttggtctagtaagtgaaaaagtggcgtgatcggtgagttcggttggagtaactgaaaaagtgccgcgatcggttagttctgtttgatccttcgaccttgacgcttgctcctgggcagtgcgtcaagaaagcccgaacagttttttttattctttttgggtcgcgcgcttattttttttcctgagtgcttttttatagccgagcaaacgagtgaagccgaaagtggattgtggctgctcagtcaaggataacggatcaattggtgagctggtttcatgctactatttctaatccataaaatatgtatgactgcacattcaatcgttacaatggtgggatgtaaatatgatttttcaacaaactatggatggttcgtcactgtgagtgtcgacacaaactctgattcatgatttatttatgtttaacattttttttcagaacacctcttatatacctttatttttgtaattaaaaaaactttgaatggttcgacactacaagtgtagacttgcgaaaggttcactttattcaacaaactttggatggttcgccactgtaagtgtcggcataagaataagagtgttctatgatgtcccaaccaatcgagttttttgtttcttttcaaatgagtaaaatataataacacatgctttcgtcctgacagctgtaggaatgttacatttaggtatttgttcaacaaactttgaatggttcgtcacctcaagtgtcggcataattttgctcttcatagaaattgttcatatcaaatgaaaatattatatttacgtataagcatgtatatatctcacaaatcattgtttatcatggtctaatcgcttatcaaagtgaatcctatgacccaacgatcctcctcattaacaaacatccctcccagtaacctttgtggagatgcagaggcaaacacggtctccaaaaagcaaaggttacacactaacattccttcccccaatcccacctgactgcaaggacgtggccggcgccgttattgaccctgtataaatagaggcactgaattatgcacactgaagaagattatggccaatctcagccgaacttctagttgattctttgtgcattttcactgacttcggtcaatcacggaatagcaaccattgatatgtgtagtcagtctaagctaagctaagctaagctacgtaataaatgggttacgatgagaaattacaaaaagtgTTTTGACCTCAAAATACGATTTTGTCCCACCGTGAATTTGACCCACAAGGGAATTCAATTATGAATGAGTTTTTCCCCGCGTTCACCGATACACTGGACTGACCACCACCAACGCAATAATTGCGATAATTATTATCACCAAGTCCAAGATTGAAATCGTTGTTTGAGCGAGTAGGCGATATCTCCCTTGCTCTTTCGACCCTACGTGGGCAGCTCACGCTTCTCGCATGCTCGCTTCTCACCGTCTTGACCTTGATTGCATGTATTGGTGGCATCTTGCGCATTCTTGTCCTTCGCTTCCATTCATTCATCTCAAGGTTGTCATTCATAAAAGAAAGTCATCGTCGGTCGGCTGCTGAATTAAAACGTAAAACGTGCGCGCGCGGATTAGCCGGAAAAATGTCAGTATTTTGGAACGGCCTCGAGTATTCCACCGTGCAAGTGAACGGTCAGCGATTCATCGGTCCTCCGTCGGGCCTGCCGGAGCCACCTTACGATTGGGAACTGTTCGTAAAGCACCTGCCGAGGAATTTGTTTGAGCGGGAGCTGATtccgctgttttcgacggccggTCCCCTGTACCAGATTCGGCTGCTGATGTGTTTCTCCGGATTGAATCGGGGCATTGCGTATGTACGGTACACGTGTCAGGAGGACTTTCAACGCGCGCTGTGCATGTTCCATAAGCTGCAGCTGGGAACGAGATTCGTGCTTTACGCCTGCCAGAGTTTGAACATGCGGAAGTTGGTGATGCTCAAtattgattccggggtgaagagCGAGGCCATTCGAGGATTCGTGGAGACTGTCAGTGGAGGGATTTGCGTAAGTATAGATATGGAACAAGTGAAAATGATGATTTTCTAGTTATTGATGTGGGGAATCTATTCTACAGGTGTACATCGGTGAGCGAAAGTTTCATCCCGAGAAAAAGTATACAATCGTCCAATTCAAATGCCACTACGAAACGGCCCTGGCCAGGAGGAAGCTTATGATGATTCTGCCCTTTTTCGGAGACGATTGCTACATTAAGTGGTACAACCGGGAGAAATACCCTAAGAACTGAGCGACCGTAGAATGGCGTGTGATTGAAATCGAAGACGCAAAGAAATAAGCAAAATTGTACAGATTTATCGTAGTTTTACGTTGAAATATTGCAAGTTTAATGTATTGAATGCTTTTTGGTTATAAGAATACTATTGTTGCTATACTGTTTACTTTTACTTAATAAACGTATCATAGCTGATTGAATTGAAGTTGTATGTACTGGGTTTTAACTTGCAGAATCCTTCCGAGACACTTGGGgaacgtccataaatgacgtagcattttttggcaGATTTTCGGCACCCCCTGCCCTATCGTAGCCAATTTTCCTACCTAATACATGGCTCGTCACAAAATCGTCTCCCCCTCCCCCACTAcgtgatttatggacggtcccttgtGGAAGTTCTTCCCAATTCcttcaattattttcagaattattTGATGAATATTGTGCGCAAATTTCTGATGGATTGCTCGAAGTTGTGTTGTTTGGTCTCTAGGATAAGTTTCTGGTGAAAGTTCTGGCAATATTTTAGATACGATTTAAgatttttacaacttttgacGGGACGATTTTTGTGTagccatagtccattttacgagccGTTTTGGATCAGCTGATCGCTCATTTTATGTGTGAAAATGTGACAGGAGGCGGTTGCGTAtcgtgtgaaagtaacagcaatatcatcaatattatcgttgcgtaaaatggactattcaATCAATTGCTTATGGCAGGGGTTTCCAGCCTGTTTTGGCTCACggaccattttttgaaataaaaagtcCTTCAtcatcattggcgtaggaacagggggggctaggggggcctggccccctccagagtcatccagccccccccccccagaatttttgatgataataaaaataaaaatttaaaaacaaacaatttagcatagagcaaaatcttctgaatcaatgtacatgactattattattgataaaaaatatcttcagtagttacgttattttatgttgtacaactTTTATATATTATTACAACTAAAATACTGAGAAAATCTCGTTTGTGTTACACtgcatcagcgtggcggttctgactttGGTGAATCGACAACTGAAAGTTTGACCGTCTGTAAGTTCAATTGTTTGCTGTTAGAGCTAGTTTCTTGTTGTTTGCGAGAAGCGCAATTTATCAACATCTCCGTTGCAAAAAGAATACCTTGGTACaaaaagcgtcaatatcctggaaatttgattctcaaaattcgtttttttttttgaataattcaaataatgctgtttcagcataaagcagcatattcactgcattctaatttcttatgtttttttagaaCACCCTGCGCGAGGTGTCCAgtgatgatgatttccctacattaacttcaactccgtaaaaaaatagacaaaattggTAATGAAATTTCTCTGACAATCCATAGCaggaatttttgtcgaaaaataaggcttaactttcaaggaattttagCATTGCCAAGTTTTCTGCAGATGAATGGTAGAAATTTGACTTTGtgtgaaaaaatgtaacaaaatcgagtATAGTGTTTTACtccagcaataaattctctCTTTGATTATGATtcaatattgtgggacttgtccatactttcaaagcgaattcttCCTAAACATAAATTCCTGATATGGtcactttttattagcaaattgattctggAATATGTGCCCGGATTAAcctaaaaaatgttattcaatCTATCAAAAGTTTAGTTTTCCCtcgcaattcctccagaaaaataaTTGATCCTGTCAAATCTCATATTGAGATATTTCACTGCAAGTTCTACTACTaattcttctgtgaatttctttaaatacTACACTACAGTCGAGCActgcacactgaagaagtctgtaagtcgtaAACAAAATAGGCccatctgtcaagataagcattATATTAAAGTATAAAGGTATTTTATCGCCTTAttagtgatttttagtatttaatCTTatcttttgcaaaagtgaagtgaagtgttaaagttcaattagtatttttttttctttaattagtttttccaaagattttattaCTAATTCTTCTACAGAGTTCATCGAAAGTGCCTAATAAATCCTCAATTCCAAAATCTATCACGTATTaagtcaaaaattcttctatgtttttctctataaattttgcttcaaatctccagattattcaagaattgggcgcaaaattgtttttgaaatgtctcttgccttcgaatctccAGAGGAAGTTGGTTGAAAATTCTCAGTCAAACTTTTGCTTCAGGCACTAGGATAGCGGTAGAGGAATCAGTAGAGAAACATGTAACAAAATAGATGAGAATTTTCCCCTTCACAttattattaagatattcataaattaatttgtattgatcttcctcAAAACAAATCTCTAGAAATAATGTTACAAATTATTATCAGAATCtatattcttggtttgaatttttgtgcgatacaagggcggaatttctaaaggctttctggcagaattctaaaAAACCAGAAGACATGGAAGAATAgactttaaggtgaaactcctttgaatccactaataactgtatTAAAGTAGTggtatacaaaaaaatattctcctatttgttggtaatagtgaaattataattgataagacgttgttgccagtaatcgctacttcaatttgagtcttttcccCTTCAAGTAAATAAGATTGCTTGATATCATACACGTTAccatcaacatatctgacagccctgcaagcgagcagccggcgtaaaattagaaaaataaaaaaagcgaaatactgtgatcaagtgattgtttttagcacggtttggtgaaattttaagttgttttcatcagaaatcaaccagtaattgttctttagttaacaagtagtgaaagtaaacaGTTTTGGAGGATCAATGTTTAGCAaaagtggtaaaattcggcaaaaagtgttcttcgttcgcaggcggataagtgtaaacaattgtagcaaagttaaacgttcgtgttgaaaattagcacggttcaCGAAATTTCCACCAGCTACTAGTGTTGAAACTACAGAAATCGTAACGTAATAGTTTTCCGatgtctcgttagcaatttgggagtgaacttagtgtaggtaagtgaaatattttgagaaataatgtggacttccagaaatgtgtttgtatatgtgaggaagccattttcactgccatgacagggattccttcctatatgtccttaaggaTAATatttaaagaagattctgatgaaacttcttgataaattttgtgttttatttgtaaatttattgGAGAGGTTTTAACTTTTCTATAATTTCACCTCTAAAGAAAAGattattttcttattttattagaagatatttttttattgtaccaTTGCTcatctattgttctacctgtttcaacattttgttgtttctccttcttttTGCATTGATGTTTCGTATAAATATCTTTCATACTCCAGGAAACAATATGTAAAAGAAATTGGATATGTGATCGCATCACCGCTAGGAAACTTTCATAAGCAGGTTCGCGGGCCATCATATCGTTGATATATTCCAATCCATAAATTAtgacagttttgaaaaatggcagaactcttatacgtatggttcctgatttctgGAAGTTCATGAGGAATTGAGTCCTTTCCACATGAAGTATAGTATCATgagttcataaaaaataataataagattttagttacaaatactttcagtaaaatatCCATCTGTTCcaacaattttctattttaaaTTCTACGGTTTAATTATTGCATTTTACGACTGGAATTTAgtttttttccgaattatattaaagctgcattaaaaaaatactaacaAAGTTCTTTCAAATCTAGTTTGTAAGTATTTCTCTGGAAATCAGATATGGAGTGTTTTGTAGAGAAATTTGTAAAgtaatccctaaaaatattgagatttgaACCAAATATGGAGAgtggaaaattttttgaaatgttagggcaagtgtaccagttatggacatagtggttccctatttcgccatacgggattacttgcatgttttcacattttgaaagattttgtgtGTTGCAGTAGCAAGGTTTACCATATATCCTGATGtttgaacattcaaaaagatttagaaTGTAAAAGTTATAGAAATTTCCCATatgccaaatagggaaccactatgaccataactggtacactttccttaTTTATGGGAATTTGATTACCATTCGGAAAAAAtgagttatttctagaacctcaaagaacttctggagaaattttctgacgagttcaagaatgaattgcaaaaatctaatgaaaatttcatcaacaaaatcatttaaaaaatccGTTAGTGTggtagaaaaaaatctttggaaaaaaaatcgctggaaaaaATATCTCTGGGAACGAactctggtattttttttttttgagaatcttagggaaacaataatataattctctaagaTATCCATGAACAAATTACTCGGTAAATCTATGAATATCttcgcggaagagtttttgaaagaacagttggaCATATTCCGCTAAGAACTTTATTGAATGTTGGAGCACTTCAAACATTTCTTAGgcaggcatttttgaaaaataagaaaacatattttcgagAGAGTTTTGAAAGAATGCGGGATGTTGCTTCTTGATTTATATGAAATCTAAAATAAATATCTGTTAAAAATGCCGATAGATCTGcggagaatttctttaagaatcatGAATGACATTCTCCCAATAGATATTtttaattgctcatgaaattcttgtggaatattacgaggaattcttagagtaacacctggaagaatcatttaatttttttgcaggaagtctggATAATCTTTGCTGCAATTTTTTCAATCCTGTACAGAAACTTTAGgaagttttgaaaatcaaaGTTGTAAAAGCTGTAAGCGGACTCTATGaaaaattcgtggaatgaatcttGCTTTATActcttttttgaagaaatccttcagtaattcctgaaaatccttaACAAATTGTTAATGAACAGGATATTTCAAACTATCCAttggaatttatttttaatatgtacgtagaggaccttacaggagaaattattaaaataatttctaaagcgttctctggcggaattcttcaTGAGATTTTCAAACGATTCGAAAGAGATTCTTCGTGAAACTTTCTAGTGAGATCAGAAactctgggaatgattttccgtagGAATCCCAGGACAAACTGAGTGAAAACTGGTtaaggagttcttgaagaaagcactgaagagtacgaaaattatcatgaagaaattcacggaggaattctcagaggaatctcttcaaagaacatggttgaatacctgaaaaatcGTAGAAGAATCAAAAAGGGCATTCTTTGtaagttctttttttttgctagaattcttgaaggatttttcacTGGATTATAAAAAGAATCAATGATTtccgtagcgaaaattgaaatttacccaTGTACCACGACAAATAAATAATATCAATACATATCTGTTAAAACTAGGACATTTGTGAAAACCATGATTATTGGGACCAACATTACTTctgaaaaacaagtatttgctaggcccccctaggccccccctaggccccctccagaaaaaaaatcctagctacgccaatgttcATCATCACTCCGTTGGTAATCTGGATTTTCTTAtatagtgaaacctccatgagtcgatgttccatgactcgatatcgactcatggaaccatactggaaacaaaatttcatggttactatgatggtccctagaaacagctttccaaaggattgctgttttatgactcgatatttccatgagtcgatggtctcttcaatatcgactcatggaggtttcactgtacgtTAAAATGAACCCTATAAATTCTAAGAAAATCGTGAAGTAAGATTTACGTGGATACAAGCAActattataaaaattattttccattaattttggttttatgctaaattttaattctaatcttaaaaatatttgcTTGAGCCTTTTGGCCTAACGGCATTTGGCCTAATGACCTGCACCCCATCCTTTAACCGTTAAAAATAATCTACTTTTTCGCCATCTCAAAACTACTGAGAATTAAAAATCTTCTAACAAAAGCAAAATTTTACCTGTTTAAGATTTTGCGAAACTTTTTTTAACTTCGAAGTTAgcatttttcattcaaattaatTTGTAGCTACAGAATTTAATGTGCTCCTTCCACATATCGTTTATAAAACAGTAAGAATCTGAACGAATGCTTTTGTTCTTAACTAATTGATCAATGCTGTACCAGGTAGTTAGAGTATTCGTTTGAGTCGACTTTAAACAATCAATCATTCGTAGCTAACAGTTCCGTTTGAAAGTAGAGTTGAAGGTtcacactgcaaacaaaaaatacgcATAGCATTTTCACAATTGACGATTATCTATAGAACCAGGTCGACATTTTTggataaacaatatttttttaatcaatttgtaCTGATAGTAGCCCCtattttgtcttgaaggacatgTTTTTTAATTTCCTCATGGATTTGTCTTATATTCAATGCATTTGTTAcgcacatatacaacttaacgttcaacgctccgtcagcgtaatcatcgtcatcattgaaacttcaaaagcagtttttcggtccaaaactaaaaatttttctatgaaaatgttttcactgtgtttcgattgGAGGATAGAatacaatgaacacattttcctgaatattttcttaattttgaacgaaaaaactgcttttgaaaattttgaaatcaatgacggatcctgaccccttaatgaaatatttttattattatccaTAACTAAGATAGAATACTTTCCCCTGAGCTCCATAATTCCGCAAACATCGTGTATTTTTTTCACACCtctacaatatttaaaaaatgttcaatgagCTTAGGGAATTGAATTCGTTATAGGgtagattttaaaatattacacAAGCTTAAAGCACGCAAAGTGCACAATCCGTGCCTTTATGCTTAGGTGCTgtccacatattacgtaacactcAAATGTGGAGAAGAGTGGAGATCGTTGCGactcacatttttttatttccgtacaaaaagcgttacggagaaAGGGAGgcggtcaaaaatttcaatgttttgCGTTTTACGTAATAAAGGAATGCTGTCTTATGGTTCTGCAATAATTGGCCTGTTATTTGTatgtgaatttaaaaaaattaaaatttattgttcGTTTAGTTAAGGAATAGATTATCGTGCACattttcaacctggaaaaataaatactcacatgtcagtttatatggcactttcatagaagcacgcaccttgcattcaatgtacaatccaacatgtgcgttacttgttggctttgttagctacgacaccAACCAATATAtagcaaacatggtgggagaatattttggtgggacaaaactatttaggtgtgagtctgttagagggcaaaatcatcaatactttcaacatttcaagaaatttcaccagaaaatcATTTATAAACTTCTTTTTTCGGAGCTCATGCATTAGGTGTTTTTGAAGGAGTTCTATAGTGACTTGAATCCAGGAAAATTGTAGCTTATGCCAAGCTTATTTTAAGAGAAGGGAGATATTTTTGTACCATTTATTGTTCGCttagttgaggaatagattgtcgtgcacattttcaacgtggagaaataaatactcacacgtcagtttatacggcactttcatagaagcacgcaccttgcattcaatgtataatccaacataatgcgttacatgtgcgttacttgttggttttgttagctacgacgccaatatatggcaaacatggtgggagaatgtgttggtgtgacaaaattatttaggtgtgagtctattagaggggAAAACTCTCAATAAAATCTCACTTTTCCCATTGATGCTGCTTCATGTCTATTGCAATTTAGTGACCCCGTTTCTAAGAACGAGTGATTTAATGTAACCAAGTTTTTTCCCATACATGTAAAGTTGatcacattttgaatatattaCCCATGACTAGAAAAACGTATGATCATACCCGTTTTCGAACtaatttttgttgttttgaagacATTTTCTAGTCACTGTTTGGTCATTTTAGGCACTAAAGTTACTATTGTTTTGCTGCCTTGCCGGTACAAGCCTTGTGAATCGGAATCCAAATAGTAggaaaaattaaactttgatcaTGATCAATGAGTGAACATTTATAGTACAATACACGTACACCATCATGTAATATAAAACAAATGATCATCCTGTCGTGAAATTTtactaataattttgaaaaaaaaaaatgtttctagttttcggaatatgagtcatgttctgTATTAGAGACATAACACTTTGCTACTTTTTAATGTATggctaaaaaatatattatcaaTGAAAGGTATCTAAAGTTCCTTTTTTAAATGATCTCTTAAGTCACTTCCCATGAAATTTGCTTCTAGTATTTACCAACATCTGTTGTGTGACGATGTTGATGTTTTTATATTAAACGCAAGAACCTAACCAGGGTTTCAAGCAATCGGGGTAGCTGGTCGAGCCACAAAATTCTGTTCATGAGTTTCACGTAAATTTGTTTGGG includes:
- the LOC5568496 gene encoding probable RNA-binding protein 46; amino-acid sequence: MSVFWNGLEYSTVQVNGQRFIGPPSGLPEPPYDWELFVKHLPRNLFERELIPLFSTAGPLYQIRLLMCFSGLNRGIAYVRYTCQEDFQRALCMFHKLQLGTRFVLYACQSLNMRKLVMLNIDSGVKSEAIRGFVETVSGGICVYIGERKFHPEKKYTIVQFKCHYETALARRKLMMILPFFGDDCYIKWYNREKYPKN